In Anopheles arabiensis isolate DONGOLA chromosome 2, AaraD3, whole genome shotgun sequence, the genomic window CTTAATCCAAATTGCATCTCACGGAGTTAAATTCAcgcataaattaataaattttagTTGTGTACTAAACAAACTACTATCCAAGAGCCACAactccactaaacgaccactaaacgggttctaaacggctcaagctctcaacctaaaaGGAATCTAAAAAGGCTTAGCGGACGGAAAACAACTGATGCAttcaaaaaacagcaaaaaaaagctggtggcgtcATCTGTTGGTTTCTTTACGGTGCTTTCTTCGCTTTGAGAGCTTTTTCATTAGATTAGATATTAAGTTAGACGAAACATATTGTAAGAAAAAGCACAGCTAAATACTAACTTATCTGGCGCCACAACCGCATTGCGGTCTTGGCATGTCTCAGGAGTGTCAGAAACCGATAAATACTGGggtacattgtccgtactcgctagattaatttcaattttcactagcgcatctggcggctaaccgaagcattttgccaaacaatttggagccgctttagaaaatatgttatttctcgatgttttttacttaaactggACACAGTGCAACAggattctttctttcgctagttggtaattatttttttaagttaaaacaagcttttttatgctgtcttattaattattttttcgttaGAGACGCTAAAAAATCCTTGTTACTTGTCGTGGGCTTTGACGAAAGAGTGACCTTGCATCTTTCGTTTAGCCTAGATCGAGATCCTTCGAGAATGCTCAACCCGATCAGTGGTAGACGTTGACCACACTAAACACTGTCTATGTCGCCCTCTTTCGGGAATCATAAGAAATAACACAGCGCCAGCGAATTGACcggtaataataattaacagGACTGtaaaagctttgtaattgataggttaatatgttgtgcaagtatgtTAACCATTTTCGCataaaaaacggtgaaaaaattacttaaatttgagatacggcatgaccattccctcgatgatcaaaaaaagcttctaccagccgccgccagatgcggtagtgaaaattaaaattacactagcgagtacggacaatgcaCCCCGGCCTTAACGGCCTCGCGTTTTTGTCTGCCgatccgttatcccggccatTAAGgaggacgcctccacgccatcctgGCACCTCAATTTGGGTCTACCAAAGGAAGCTTGtgcttgtggacggcctataAAGACTTTTCCTATAAAGACTCGTTTTTACTATGGATATTTAAGTTTACAGTCCTTTGaccttaatctgtggcgcatGGGTATTTACTAAAtataacggttttttttttgcgcgtcACTTTCTTCACAGGGAGCCGTGCTTGCATCCGCTTCCGTCGACGGTACAGTGATACTGTGGAATCTGAGCAATGGCCAAATTTCAAATGTGATCAATCAGGAGGGCGGCGAAGCGATCCGGGCCTGCATCTTCAGCCCGAACGGATCGACGATCGTCAGCTCGGACGACAGTGGTTCGATTTGCATCTGGGGACAGGATAAAAGCCTAAAGGGGTACAGTTTTGTATGGCGATTTTGCGTGTGCTCTTCTAACTGAAAATCTCTCTCGTTTTCCAGCCATGTAAAGGTACACGATGAGGCGGTTCATACGATGGCGTTTTCAAGCGACTCGGACATCCTGCTGACTGCATGCACGTTGGGCAATGTGAGACTGTATGCTGTTGAGAATGATTTTGCTGGTACGTTCACTGCAGGTCATGGCGTTGTGCATATATAAATAAAGTGTGTCTCTTTCTTCGCAGGAGATCTCTCGTCGGCAGACTGTTCAATCGATGCCGCACATGATATGGGAGTGCTGTCGGCggatttttgcaaaatcgTCCACACAGATCGTAAGTTCGCTTGATAAAGCCAGAGTTTCAAGGCCACAATTTCAATGTACCTCTTCTTCTGTCCCCTCGACACCACCGATCAGCAACCGACAAATGTTCGCTAATTTACACAGTCGCTACGTGCGGCACGGACCATTACATCAAAATCTGGAGAATCTTCTTTATGCCAAGCAACATCGACCGAAGCCGCCGATCGCGGCTCATACCCACCAGCCCCCAGGAACACTTTGCCGGCCAGTCGACCATCTACAGTACCGAGGTGATGAATGCTAGCTGCGTGCAAACCATCTCGGCCCACGGTAGCTCCGTCACCTGCGTACGGTAAGACCCGCTCTAGCGGTAAGGCATTGAAAGGATTTTCCTACAATGGAGgcgctgtttcttttttttttgctgcgggTTTTGGGTTGCTGTAGGTTCAATCCAACCGGAACGCTGCTATTTTCCTGCAGCCTGGACAAGACGATCAAAATCTGGAACCAGCAGGGCACGTGCCTCAAGACACTGTCGGAGCACCTGCGGTACGTCAACTGTTTGGCAATCAATAGCGATTCGACGGTGATCGCTTCCGGGTCGAACGATCGCACCATCGTGGTGTGGGATTTGACCAGCCGGCTAAGCGTCGGCTCGCACATAACCGGCATACGCTCGCTGCTGTTCTCGTTGGCGGTGAAGACGTCCGAGATACCGCTCGAGTTTATCTGTCCGATCACGCACGAGCTGATGAAGGATCCGG contains:
- the LOC120894649 gene encoding WD repeat, SAM and U-box domain-containing protein 1-like isoform X1 yields the protein MSAAKTTILQKLTAHTSDVTSLDFYGNALLVTGSSDKTVRVWRWVAGSGYREEPFSPLLGHRYGVTSVRVSPKGAVLASASVDGTVILWNLSNGQISNVINQEGGEAIRACIFSPNGSTIVSSDDSGSICIWGQDKSLKGHVKVHDEAVHTMAFSSDSDILLTACTLGNVRLYAVENDFAGDLSSADCSIDAAHDMGVLSADFCKIVHTDPTDKCSLIYTVATCGTDHYIKIWRIFFMPSNIDRSRRSRLIPTSPQEHFAGQSTIYSTEVMNASCVQTISAHGSSVTCVRFNPTGTLLFSCSLDKTIKIWNQQGTCLKTLSEHLRYVNCLAINSDSTVIASGSNDRTIVVWDLTSRLSVGSHITGIRSLLFSLAVKTSEIPLEFICPITHELMKDPVYAEDGFTYERSAIWEWFSREKAVSPMTNLELSTDELVENGKLKQQIEDYMRSLDVESGAGMNNP
- the LOC120894649 gene encoding WD repeat, SAM and U-box domain-containing protein 1-like isoform X2, coding for MHTPDKHLESDKTVRVWRWVAGSGYREEPFSPLLGHRYGVTSVRVSPKGAVLASASVDGTVILWNLSNGQISNVINQEGGEAIRACIFSPNGSTIVSSDDSGSICIWGQDKSLKGHVKVHDEAVHTMAFSSDSDILLTACTLGNVRLYAVENDFAGDLSSADCSIDAAHDMGVLSADFCKIVHTDPTDKCSLIYTVATCGTDHYIKIWRIFFMPSNIDRSRRSRLIPTSPQEHFAGQSTIYSTEVMNASCVQTISAHGSSVTCVRFNPTGTLLFSCSLDKTIKIWNQQGTCLKTLSEHLRYVNCLAINSDSTVIASGSNDRTIVVWDLTSRLSVGSHITGIRSLLFSLAVKTSEIPLEFICPITHELMKDPVYAEDGFTYERSAIWEWFSREKAVSPMTNLELSTDELVENGKLKQQIEDYMRSLDVESGAGMNNP